A single window of Desulfovibrio sp. G11 DNA harbors:
- the cobA gene encoding uroporphyrinogen-III C-methyltransferase: MKVYLIGAGPGDPGLLTLKGRDALAAADVVVYDALANDSLLGHANPAAEKIYVGKVAGNHALPQHEINALLVRKAKEGKVVARLKGGDPYIFGRGGEEAEELVAAGVPFEEIPGITSTIAAPAYAGIPLTHRDFASSVTIITGHENPDKPGSVHNWPALAASASTLVFVMGMKNLPDIARNLLDAGMAPDTPAALIYRGTTPRQRSLVSTLAQLPAAAVEARFTNPSVILVGKVASLHKTLNWFEQKPLLGRGVVVTRAREQASGLAASLAELGADVIQCPTIEISPMADYAELDDALNRLAEYRWIIFTSVNGVRHFWLRLAQAGKDSRAIGSCKVAAIGPATAEALTRRGITPDFIPERYVAEGVLEGLLAREGGDVKDKRFLLPRAAKAREVLPDELRKAGAVVDVIAAYETIAAAHRKDEVLERIKEGRLDCVTFGSSSTVENFLSLIPADVLKAHPEVQLAAIGPITADTLTAHGLPCHIQPEEYTIPALVEALKKHFARV, encoded by the coding sequence ATGAAGGTGTATCTTATCGGCGCAGGCCCCGGCGATCCGGGCCTGCTGACCCTCAAGGGCCGCGATGCCCTGGCCGCTGCGGATGTGGTGGTGTATGACGCCCTTGCCAATGACAGCCTGCTTGGCCACGCCAACCCCGCTGCGGAAAAGATTTATGTGGGCAAGGTGGCGGGCAACCACGCCCTGCCCCAGCATGAAATCAATGCCCTGCTTGTGCGCAAGGCCAAAGAAGGCAAGGTTGTGGCCCGCCTGAAAGGCGGCGACCCGTACATCTTCGGGCGCGGCGGCGAAGAAGCCGAAGAGCTGGTGGCCGCCGGAGTGCCTTTTGAAGAAATACCCGGCATCACGAGCACCATTGCGGCCCCGGCCTATGCGGGCATTCCGCTGACGCACCGCGACTTCGCCTCTTCCGTCACCATCATCACCGGGCATGAAAACCCTGACAAGCCCGGCTCCGTGCACAACTGGCCCGCCCTTGCGGCCAGCGCCTCTACCTTGGTCTTTGTCATGGGCATGAAAAACCTGCCCGATATCGCCCGCAACCTGCTGGACGCGGGCATGGCCCCCGACACTCCGGCAGCCCTTATCTATCGCGGTACAACGCCCCGACAGCGCAGCCTCGTGTCTACCCTGGCCCAGTTGCCCGCCGCCGCCGTTGAGGCCAGATTCACCAATCCCTCGGTTATTCTTGTGGGCAAGGTGGCAAGCCTGCACAAAACCCTCAACTGGTTTGAGCAAAAACCGCTTCTGGGCCGCGGCGTGGTTGTCACCCGCGCCCGTGAACAGGCCAGCGGTCTGGCCGCCAGCCTGGCCGAACTGGGCGCGGACGTGATTCAGTGCCCCACCATTGAAATCAGCCCCATGGCCGATTATGCGGAACTGGACGACGCCCTGAACCGCCTGGCCGAATACCGCTGGATTATCTTTACGTCGGTCAACGGCGTACGCCACTTCTGGCTGCGTCTGGCGCAAGCCGGAAAAGACAGCCGTGCCATCGGCAGCTGCAAGGTGGCCGCCATTGGTCCCGCCACTGCCGAAGCCCTGACACGGCGCGGCATCACCCCGGACTTCATCCCCGAGCGCTACGTGGCCGAAGGCGTGCTTGAGGGTCTTCTGGCCCGCGAAGGCGGCGACGTGAAAGACAAGCGCTTTCTCCTGCCCCGCGCGGCCAAGGCCCGCGAGGTGTTGCCCGACGAACTGCGCAAGGCCGGAGCCGTGGTGGACGTCATCGCGGCGTACGAAACCATTGCCGCCGCCCATCGCAAGGATGAGGTGCTGGAACGCATCAAGGAAGGCAGGCTGGACTGCGTGACTTTCGGCTCGTCCTCCACTGTGGAGAACTTTCTTTCCCTCATCCCGGCGGACGTGCTCAAGGCCCACCCCGAGGTACAGCTTGCCGCCATCGGCCCCATCACGGCAGACACCCTGACGGCTCATGGCCTGCCCTGCCACATCCAGCCCGAGGAATACACCATTCCGGCGCTGGTGGAGGCCCTGAAAAAGCACTTTGCCAGAGTCTGA
- a CDS encoding iron-containing alcohol dehydrogenase family protein, which translates to MYRNAKNVGYYMIGQGSLSQLGDLMAPRRKAVSGPAVFFLDHFFQGKDLAGKLPVESGDMVLYIDTTGEPTTDSVDGYTAQVKTFLNGAEPCALVALGGGCVLDTCKCVGNLLTNPGKAEDYQGWDLVKNPAPYKIAVPTLSGTGSETSRTGIICNEEKNIKLGMNSDFTMFDQVLMDPDLTASVPRNQYFYTGIDTYMHCFESITGSYRNVVVDSLAEKAIDLCKQIFLSQDMMSEENREKMMIASYLGGMAAGFVGVVHPISAGLSMVLHMRHGIANCYSLSVQEDIYPEQYKEFMLMMERQGIDLPKGICQGLTDAQYDALYGASIVHEKPLSNRLGPDFKKILTKENVIGRFRSM; encoded by the coding sequence ATGTACCGTAATGCAAAAAATGTCGGTTATTATATGATTGGCCAGGGCAGCCTGAGCCAGCTCGGCGATCTTATGGCTCCGCGCCGCAAGGCCGTGTCCGGCCCTGCTGTCTTCTTTCTGGATCACTTTTTCCAGGGCAAGGACCTGGCGGGAAAGCTGCCTGTGGAAAGCGGCGACATGGTGCTCTATATCGACACCACCGGAGAGCCGACCACTGACAGCGTGGACGGCTATACCGCCCAGGTGAAAACATTTTTGAACGGCGCGGAACCGTGCGCCCTGGTGGCCCTTGGCGGCGGCTGTGTGCTTGATACCTGCAAGTGCGTGGGCAATCTGCTCACCAACCCCGGCAAGGCTGAAGACTATCAGGGCTGGGACCTTGTAAAAAATCCCGCGCCCTACAAGATCGCCGTACCCACCCTGTCGGGAACCGGGTCTGAAACCTCGCGCACCGGGATCATCTGCAATGAGGAAAAAAACATCAAGCTGGGCATGAACAGCGACTTTACCATGTTCGACCAGGTGCTGATGGACCCCGACCTCACAGCCAGCGTGCCCCGCAACCAGTACTTCTACACCGGCATCGACACCTACATGCACTGCTTTGAGAGCATCACCGGCTCTTACCGTAACGTGGTTGTTGATTCTCTGGCTGAAAAGGCCATTGATCTCTGCAAGCAGATTTTCCTTTCGCAAGACATGATGAGCGAAGAAAACCGCGAAAAGATGATGATCGCTTCCTACCTCGGCGGTATGGCTGCCGGCTTTGTGGGCGTGGTGCATCCCATTTCCGCCGGGCTGAGCATGGTGCTGCATATGCGCCACGGCATCGCCAACTGTTATTCGCTGTCTGTGCAGGAAGATATATATCCCGAACAGTACAAGGAATTCATGCTCATGATGGAGCGGCAGGGCATTGACCTGCCCAAGGGTATCTGCCAGGGCCTTACCGATGCGCAGTACGATGCGCTCTACGGGGCCAGCATTGTGCATGAAAAGCCGCTTTCCAACCGCCTTGGCCCGGATTTCAAAAAAATCCTCACCAAGGAGAACGTCATCGGGCGTTTCAGAAGCATGTAG
- a CDS encoding DUF805 domain-containing protein, with translation MDFKTAVKICLLQKYCDFRGRARRAEFWWFVLFGAIVNTGLGMVTNAAPQEGVMAARVVTAVLLLPHFAVTARRLHDANLSGWVQVVPVSLALLGGAAVHLDFGTSAYMCIMLAGLSGLWLIIVYARPGTVGTNRFGPDPLEGGTPVQGAGQQGQNMPSGASGGASGSVAASSGGANGPDAAWARLASNPAREQGGEKKPAAMRPGQRAVPDKRD, from the coding sequence ATGGATTTTAAAACCGCAGTGAAAATCTGCCTGCTGCAAAAATACTGCGACTTCAGGGGCCGCGCCCGGCGGGCGGAGTTCTGGTGGTTTGTGCTCTTCGGGGCCATCGTCAACACCGGGCTTGGCATGGTCACCAATGCCGCCCCCCAGGAGGGGGTCATGGCTGCCCGTGTGGTCACGGCGGTGCTGCTGCTGCCGCACTTTGCCGTAACCGCCCGCCGCCTGCATGACGCCAATCTTTCCGGCTGGGTGCAGGTGGTTCCCGTGAGCCTGGCCCTGCTCGGCGGGGCCGCGGTACACCTTGACTTCGGCACATCCGCATATATGTGCATCATGCTGGCCGGGCTGAGCGGCCTGTGGCTTATCATTGTTTATGCCCGGCCGGGAACCGTCGGCACCAACCGTTTCGGACCGGACCCGCTGGAAGGCGGAACGCCGGTTCAGGGAGCGGGCCAACAGGGGCAGAATATGCCCTCCGGCGCATCTGGAGGTGCTTCTGGCAGCGTGGCCGCCAGCAGCGGCGGGGCGAACGGTCCCGATGCGGCCTGGGCCAGGCTGGCCTCAAATCCTGCCCGTGAGCAGGGTGGCGAAAAGAAACCGGCCGCCATGCGGCCGGGGCAGCGGGCCGTGCCCGACAAGAGAGACTGA
- the purN gene encoding phosphoribosylglycinamide formyltransferase, with protein sequence MPLNIAILASGSGSNAQAIIDKAAAGVLDVNVCCIICNRPGAGVIERAAKAGIACVVLDHKAYPDRESYDRAVVQHLQKYDARLVVLAGYMRLLSPVFLDAFSGRVINIHPALLPSFPGVHGGADALEYGVRISGCTVHFVEEKMDGGPVIIQAAVPVNPGEDVDDLMQRIHAMEHRIYPQAIQWLAQNRISVWGREVHVAPGSAVATVPDGQWLVYPPLEEGF encoded by the coding sequence ATGCCACTGAATATCGCCATACTGGCCTCGGGCAGCGGCTCCAACGCCCAGGCCATCATCGACAAGGCCGCAGCAGGCGTTCTGGACGTGAACGTCTGCTGCATCATCTGCAACCGGCCCGGCGCGGGCGTTATCGAGCGTGCCGCCAAGGCGGGCATTGCCTGCGTGGTGCTGGACCACAAGGCATACCCCGACCGCGAAAGCTATGACCGCGCAGTGGTGCAACACCTTCAGAAGTACGACGCGAGGCTTGTGGTGCTGGCGGGCTACATGCGTCTGCTCAGCCCGGTTTTTCTGGATGCGTTTTCCGGCAGGGTCATCAACATCCACCCCGCGCTGCTGCCGAGCTTTCCCGGTGTGCACGGGGGCGCGGACGCCCTTGAGTACGGCGTCAGAATATCGGGCTGCACCGTGCATTTTGTAGAAGAAAAAATGGACGGCGGCCCGGTTATCATTCAGGCCGCCGTACCCGTGAACCCCGGCGAAGATGTTGATGACCTCATGCAGCGCATCCACGCCATGGAGCATCGCATCTATCCGCAGGCCATACAATGGCTTGCGCAGAACCGCATCAGCGTGTGGGGCCGCGAGGTACATGTGGCCCCAGGCTCTGCCGTCGCCACTGTTCCCGACGGCCAGTGGCTGGTGTACCCGCCGCTGGAAGAGGGTTTTTAG
- the folD gene encoding bifunctional methylenetetrahydrofolate dehydrogenase/methenyltetrahydrofolate cyclohydrolase FolD — protein sequence MLIIDGKKTAQDIRAELATEVTAATAEGRRAPGLAVILVGEDPASQVYVRNKEKACTEVGITSFAYRLPAETGQQELLDLIAECNARPDVDGILLQLPLPRGLDAQACLLAIDPAKDVDGFHPENVGRLSLGLPGFVSCTPAGVMELLRRYNLPTRGKKAVVVGRSDIVGKPLALLLTRSGEFGDATVTICHSRTPDLAEECRKADFLFLAVGRPRLITGDMVRQGAVVIDVGINRSDDGLCGDADYESVSKKAAAITPVPGGVGPMTIAMLLVNTVQSWRQRTA from the coding sequence ATGCTAATAATTGACGGCAAAAAGACCGCGCAGGACATCCGCGCGGAACTGGCTACAGAGGTGACCGCAGCCACGGCCGAAGGACGCCGCGCCCCCGGTCTGGCGGTAATTCTGGTTGGCGAGGATCCGGCCTCGCAGGTATACGTGCGCAACAAGGAAAAAGCCTGCACCGAGGTGGGTATTACCTCCTTTGCCTATCGCCTGCCGGCTGAAACCGGACAGCAGGAATTGCTGGACCTGATTGCCGAATGCAATGCGCGCCCCGATGTGGACGGCATTTTGCTGCAGCTGCCCCTGCCCCGCGGGCTGGACGCCCAGGCCTGCCTGCTGGCTATTGATCCCGCCAAGGACGTGGACGGCTTTCATCCCGAAAACGTAGGACGCCTTTCACTGGGCCTGCCGGGCTTTGTTTCCTGCACGCCTGCCGGTGTTATGGAGCTGCTGCGCCGCTACAACCTGCCCACCAGGGGTAAAAAGGCCGTGGTGGTGGGCCGGTCGGACATTGTGGGCAAACCGCTTGCCCTGCTGCTGACCCGTTCCGGTGAGTTTGGCGACGCCACTGTTACCATCTGCCATTCGCGCACCCCCGACCTGGCTGAAGAGTGCCGCAAGGCCGATTTTCTGTTCCTTGCCGTGGGCAGGCCCCGCCTCATTACCGGCGACATGGTGCGCCAGGGCGCGGTGGTCATTGACGTGGGCATCAACCGCAGCGACGATGGCCTGTGCGGCGATGCGGACTATGAAAGTGTCAGTAAAAAGGCCGCGGCCATCACGCCCGTACCCGGCGGTGTGGGACCGATGACCATTGCCATGCTGCTTGTGAACACGGTGCAGTCGTGGCGGCAACGCACGGCCTGA
- a CDS encoding cytidylyltransferase domain-containing protein — protein sequence MKERCIVIPAIKKNAVIPDQLVKKLAGVTLVQRAINTARGVLPGEDIVVLTDSQEISLICERAGVGFRRNKDMHFTTLDIVSEMRVLLEELAEQYEHCIILRASCPLLTWVDVEDAWKRYREADADSLVTVKSVRQRIWNMQGDGLEDLLDDDADHKGEKTLVVESRALIMLRLSRLLGRNSNQGRGRIIPYFLNDRAIEIQGYQDWWICERLLERRHVVFVVAGWPAIGMGHVFRALMLAHEITSHRVSFVCTRESELAVESVARKDYRIVRQGQEDLADTVLALGPDLVVNDILNTTTAYMKRLAAAGVRCVNFEDEGPGASLARLVVNALYEGESTDRLCSGPDFFCLRDEFVNAARNPFRPEVKTVLITFGGTDQHDCSRRVLDIIEPVCRAYDIAIRLVAGPGYAHKDAMEAHLKKLDNPLVTFTWATNVMSRMMEGADLAICSAGRTVYELAHMRVPALVLATHEREARHTFARPRHGFAFVGIMDRVGDGRIRNTFLAMLKNPRRERFWQRQDSMDFTVNKNRVVRRMLGLLSERP from the coding sequence GTGAAAGAACGCTGTATTGTCATACCGGCCATCAAAAAAAATGCCGTCATCCCTGATCAGCTTGTCAAAAAGCTGGCTGGGGTGACGCTTGTGCAGCGGGCCATCAATACGGCGCGGGGCGTTCTGCCCGGCGAAGATATCGTGGTGCTTACCGACAGTCAGGAAATATCCCTCATCTGCGAACGCGCGGGCGTGGGCTTTCGTCGCAACAAGGACATGCACTTTACCACGCTGGATATCGTGAGCGAAATGCGTGTGCTGCTGGAAGAACTGGCGGAGCAGTATGAACACTGCATTATCCTGCGCGCTTCCTGTCCGCTCTTGACCTGGGTGGATGTGGAAGACGCCTGGAAAAGATACCGCGAGGCGGACGCCGACAGCCTTGTAACCGTGAAAAGCGTGCGTCAGCGCATCTGGAACATGCAGGGCGACGGCCTTGAAGACCTGCTGGACGATGATGCGGACCACAAGGGCGAAAAAACCCTTGTGGTCGAGAGCCGCGCACTCATCATGCTGCGCCTGTCACGCCTGCTGGGCCGGAACAGCAACCAGGGGCGCGGGCGCATCATTCCCTATTTTCTCAACGACAGGGCCATTGAAATACAGGGTTATCAGGACTGGTGGATATGCGAACGCCTGCTTGAGCGGCGGCATGTGGTCTTTGTGGTGGCGGGCTGGCCCGCCATCGGCATGGGGCATGTGTTCCGGGCGCTCATGCTGGCGCACGAGATCACAAGCCACCGGGTAAGCTTTGTCTGCACCCGTGAAAGCGAGCTGGCCGTAGAAAGTGTTGCCCGCAAGGATTACCGGATTGTCCGTCAGGGCCAGGAAGACCTGGCAGACACCGTGCTGGCCCTGGGACCTGACCTGGTGGTCAATGACATTCTCAATACGACCACGGCCTATATGAAGCGCCTTGCCGCGGCAGGGGTGCGCTGCGTGAACTTTGAAGACGAAGGGCCGGGAGCTTCTCTGGCGCGTCTTGTGGTTAATGCCCTGTACGAGGGAGAAAGTACCGACCGCCTGTGCAGCGGGCCGGATTTTTTCTGCCTGCGTGACGAATTTGTCAATGCGGCCCGCAATCCTTTCCGCCCCGAGGTGAAAACCGTACTCATCACCTTTGGCGGCACAGACCAGCATGACTGCTCGCGCCGGGTGCTGGACATCATCGAGCCTGTCTGCCGCGCCTACGATATTGCCATCCGGCTGGTTGCCGGACCGGGCTACGCCCACAAGGACGCCATGGAGGCGCATCTGAAAAAACTGGATAATCCGCTGGTGACTTTCACCTGGGCCACCAATGTCATGAGCCGCATGATGGAAGGCGCGGATCTCGCCATCTGTTCCGCCGGGCGCACGGTCTACGAACTGGCCCATATGCGTGTGCCTGCCCTTGTGCTGGCCACGCACGAGCGCGAGGCGCGCCATACCTTTGCCCGGCCACGTCACGGTTTTGCCTTTGTGGGCATTATGGACCGCGTGGGCGACGGCAGAATTCGCAACACCTTTCTGGCAATGCTGAAAAATCCGCGCCGCGAGCGTTTCTGGCAACGGCAGGACAGCATGGATTTTACGGTCAACAAGAATCGTGTGGTGCGGCGCATGCTGGGCCTGCTCAGCGAGCGGCCCTAG
- a CDS encoding cytidylyltransferase domain-containing protein, with the protein MTSKGKVVAIVQARLGSSRLPLKSLLCLRDLPVIDWVARRLAAASRLDGIMVAVPDTPLDVVLLEHLRRRGIPCMAGPEDDVLARFCQAAKLADAGLVVRVCADNPLIWGGAVDRLVDFYCAGRWDYAYNHIPRNNLWPDGLGAEVLSRELLESLDQKAVEPSQREHCLNYIWDNAKKFRIGTFDPDEEWLRRPDLRLDMDRPDDFRRLALRPISPDMDVRAIVDIFG; encoded by the coding sequence ATGACCAGCAAAGGCAAGGTTGTCGCCATAGTACAGGCCCGGCTGGGTTCAAGCCGCCTGCCGCTGAAATCCCTGCTCTGCCTGCGTGATCTGCCGGTTATCGATTGGGTGGCGCGCCGCCTTGCCGCGGCAAGCCGTCTGGATGGCATCATGGTGGCCGTGCCCGATACTCCGCTGGATGTGGTGCTGCTGGAGCACCTGCGCCGCCGGGGCATACCCTGCATGGCCGGGCCGGAAGACGATGTGCTGGCGCGTTTTTGCCAGGCGGCGAAACTGGCAGATGCCGGGCTTGTGGTGCGCGTATGTGCAGACAACCCCCTTATCTGGGGCGGTGCCGTGGACAGGCTGGTGGATTTTTACTGCGCGGGCCGGTGGGATTACGCCTATAACCACATTCCGCGCAACAATCTCTGGCCGGACGGGCTTGGGGCAGAGGTGCTTTCGCGCGAGCTGCTTGAGAGCCTGGACCAGAAGGCCGTGGAGCCTTCGCAGCGCGAGCACTGCCTCAACTATATATGGGACAATGCCAAAAAATTCCGCATCGGTACATTTGACCCCGATGAGGAATGGCTGCGCCGCCCGGATCTGCGGCTGGATATGGACAGGCCCGACGATTTCCGCCGTCTGGCACTGCGCCCCATCAGCCCTGATATGGACGTGAGAGCCATTGTGGATATTTTTGGCTAG
- a CDS encoding DegT/DnrJ/EryC1/StrS family aminotransferase: MDIKVNFSGRAIRYTEEEIAVVVEAMRNADPLTQGHHMRRFESRFAEYQGVPQGTCFTTMNGCSALELSAQLCLFNEGDEVVIPSHTFTASAYPYIKKGARLVWADVDLHSRVVTAESIEKVLTPRTRAVVVVHLYGYVADMPAIAALCKERGLILIEDAAQAIGAEVNGIKAGAFGDMGVFSFHSHKNLTTLGEGGMLYVRDPKLAGMVPTLRHNGHCAFDFERPDYWKPAMGNVDMPFIDGRMVPPNNYCLGEVECALGTKLLERIDEINGQKRRRALAFIDALADFPELEFHRVDSPRHNYHLLAARMTTGVEARDRFMRAMFNEKGVKCVVQYIPLDRYDYYRRLGMGEACCPNADLFFDTMISFPFQHWLTGEEFDYMLASTREVLASLR; the protein is encoded by the coding sequence ATGGATATCAAGGTCAATTTCAGCGGACGTGCCATCAGGTACACCGAAGAAGAAATAGCCGTGGTTGTCGAGGCCATGCGCAACGCCGATCCCCTTACCCAGGGGCATCACATGCGCCGGTTTGAGAGCAGGTTCGCAGAGTACCAGGGGGTGCCGCAGGGAACCTGCTTTACCACCATGAACGGCTGCTCCGCCCTGGAACTTTCAGCGCAGCTCTGCCTGTTCAATGAAGGCGACGAGGTGGTCATTCCCTCCCATACCTTCACGGCCTCGGCCTATCCCTACATCAAGAAGGGGGCCAGGCTTGTCTGGGCCGATGTGGACCTGCACAGCCGCGTGGTCACCGCCGAAAGCATTGAAAAAGTGCTTACCCCGCGTACCAGGGCCGTGGTGGTCGTGCACCTTTACGGCTATGTGGCCGACATGCCCGCCATTGCCGCCCTGTGCAAGGAACGCGGCCTTATCCTCATCGAGGACGCCGCCCAGGCCATAGGGGCCGAAGTAAACGGCATCAAGGCCGGAGCCTTCGGGGATATGGGGGTCTTCTCGTTCCACTCGCACAAAAACCTGACCACCCTGGGCGAAGGCGGCATGCTGTATGTGCGCGACCCCAAGCTGGCGGGCATGGTTCCCACCCTGCGCCACAACGGGCATTGCGCCTTTGATTTTGAGCGCCCCGATTACTGGAAGCCCGCCATGGGCAATGTGGACATGCCCTTTATTGACGGCCGCATGGTGCCGCCCAACAACTACTGCCTGGGCGAAGTGGAATGCGCCCTCGGAACCAAGCTGCTGGAACGTATTGACGAGATCAACGGGCAGAAGCGCCGCCGCGCCCTGGCCTTCATTGATGCCCTGGCGGACTTTCCCGAACTGGAATTCCATCGGGTCGACAGCCCCCGCCACAATTACCATCTGCTTGCGGCCCGCATGACCACGGGCGTGGAGGCGCGGGATCGCTTCATGCGCGCCATGTTCAATGAAAAGGGCGTCAAATGCGTGGTGCAGTATATCCCGCTGGACAGGTACGACTATTACCGCCGCCTGGGCATGGGCGAGGCCTGTTGCCCCAATGCGGACCTGTTCTTTGACACTATGATTTCTTTCCCCTTCCAGCACTGGCTGACCGGGGAAGAATTTGACTATATGCTCGCTTCCACCCGCGAGGTACTGGCGAGCCTGCGCTAA
- a CDS encoding leucyl aminopeptidase — translation MDIRFQNLGPEHWKGEVMLAPVCQDEVLTEICPQMDKAAPWLAIAPALRDFKGKTGELALMHGHPELAVPRVLAVGLGPREKVDTAGIRKAVAAAVQLCRQKGFGSILLPEPALARLPGGRERLVEECVCASLLALYRFTALKKAEKDEPAEPQWLALGFDGQEVPDASHAAARKGENAAWAVILARDLASTPPNLLYPEKLAERARELAREKGFACTVLDEHELEKESMGCLLAVGQGSGRPPRLVILEHAPEGHEQEKPLILVGKGITFDTGGISLKPAANMHQMKADMTGAATVLATLAALAQEDAPRRVIGLLACAENMPGGRAMRPGDVVRAANGDSVEIQNTDAEGRLALCDALAYAQKTWTPAALVDIATLTGACAVALGTQIAGLFSDDADLAERIRAAGGACGEEYWPLPLWKPYAEQLKSDVADICHMGPREGGAINAALFLQHFIQEGVRWAHLDIAGVDWVSKPTPLCPTGPSAFGARTLLELARGGVL, via the coding sequence ATGGACATACGCTTTCAAAATCTTGGCCCGGAACACTGGAAAGGCGAGGTCATGCTGGCCCCCGTCTGCCAGGACGAGGTCCTGACAGAAATTTGCCCCCAGATGGACAAGGCCGCCCCCTGGCTGGCCATAGCCCCCGCCCTGCGCGACTTCAAGGGCAAAACCGGTGAACTGGCCCTCATGCACGGCCACCCCGAACTCGCCGTACCCCGTGTACTGGCCGTGGGCCTTGGCCCCCGTGAAAAGGTGGACACCGCGGGCATTCGCAAGGCTGTTGCCGCCGCCGTGCAGTTGTGCCGCCAGAAGGGCTTTGGCTCCATCCTCCTGCCCGAACCGGCCCTGGCCCGCCTGCCCGGCGGCCGTGAACGCCTGGTAGAAGAATGCGTGTGCGCCTCCCTGCTGGCCCTTTACCGCTTTACGGCCCTGAAAAAGGCCGAAAAAGACGAGCCTGCCGAGCCGCAGTGGCTGGCCCTGGGCTTTGACGGGCAGGAAGTGCCCGACGCCTCGCATGCCGCCGCCCGCAAGGGTGAAAACGCGGCCTGGGCCGTTATCCTTGCCCGTGACCTGGCGAGCACGCCGCCCAACCTGCTGTACCCTGAAAAACTGGCCGAGCGCGCCCGGGAACTGGCCCGCGAAAAGGGCTTTGCCTGCACCGTGCTTGACGAGCACGAGCTTGAAAAAGAAAGCATGGGCTGCCTGCTGGCCGTAGGCCAGGGTTCCGGCCGTCCGCCCCGTCTTGTTATTCTTGAGCACGCCCCTGAAGGGCATGAACAGGAAAAACCCCTCATTCTTGTGGGCAAGGGCATCACGTTTGATACGGGCGGTATCAGCCTCAAACCTGCCGCCAACATGCACCAGATGAAAGCCGACATGACCGGAGCCGCCACAGTGCTGGCCACCCTGGCCGCGCTGGCCCAGGAAGATGCGCCCCGCCGCGTCATCGGCCTGCTGGCCTGCGCCGAGAACATGCCCGGCGGCCGGGCCATGCGCCCCGGCGACGTGGTGCGCGCCGCCAACGGCGACAGCGTGGAAATACAGAATACCGATGCCGAAGGCCGCCTTGCCCTGTGCGATGCGCTGGCCTACGCCCAGAAAACGTGGACGCCGGCCGCCCTGGTCGATATAGCCACCCTTACCGGTGCGTGCGCCGTGGCTCTTGGCACACAGATCGCCGGGCTTTTCAGCGACGATGCAGACCTTGCCGAGCGCATCCGTGCGGCCGGAGGCGCATGCGGCGAGGAATACTGGCCCCTGCCCCTGTGGAAGCCCTATGCGGAACAGCTGAAAAGCGATGTGGCCGACATCTGCCACATGGGTCCGCGTGAAGGCGGAGCCATCAATGCCGCCCTGTTTTTGCAGCACTTCATTCAGGAGGGCGTGCGCTGGGCGCATCTGGACATTGCCGGGGTGGACTGGGTTTCCAAGCCCACGCCCCTGTGCCCCACCGGGCCTTCGGCCTTTGGCGCGCGCACGCTGCTTGAACTGGCCAGGGGAGGCGTTCTGTAA